The following coding sequences are from one Chondrinema litorale window:
- a CDS encoding ATP-binding response regulator, with product MLLQGTQMHLVTFIITSIEVTLLGIQCYYLLQRPSDKSRLWYLILLFLLVQYNTFTGLFPDENLPVPYHLQVVLAYAGGVVLSMYFAFYFYKAFKLEHLKFFAFYGSILFLFLPFLFAFIIPYYLTDDLVLSRKLIVIVPFFYALVFLFHVAKAFKIKYNNEESKEEDPLYKEKIVSVLLALLFWMCLPIITFFGDFQVIEVCLTNTGFLIMTITYIRSSIVRSKLEYKELLESKREYQKLNRNLHKTVDERTKKLKLLNQQQINTFINLVHETKTPLTLINNSLDDYLIKHGSNAEIRIIKNCIDKLNKDITNLFDYERYKKGFNFFDHNQITDFSSLLSLRVQLFGSTARAKKILLLNRIEKGVYIKASATAIDRIINNLIENAIKYTNESGTIKVILFSKKDKIHFVVSDNGIGIKDEFHKTIFQPYFQLNSQKRNIDGMGMGLSIVNSIVKDLSGKTVVKSKEEIGTRMHLEFPVYKGMIENISKIKIVDEDSVTLSIEDIDDKIKDDSSPNILVLEDHPELLKYEGEKLSEYFNVYTARNGIEALEKVKSINRLDFVISDVMMDKMNGFQFYNELTRIPKYAHIPFIFLTAKTGSRNKLKGLEMGVIDYIEKPFNIQEVLLKVNSIINNNRKQIEAVVNQAYYNTFSINNKHELKKSKKELLTELYEKYSLTEREKEITELIIKGKTYKQIGEEINISKKTVERHVYNLFSKVEVNNKLELVNIFRVEEGGYK from the coding sequence ATGCTATTACAAGGCACACAAATGCATTTGGTAACTTTTATTATTACAAGTATAGAAGTTACCTTGCTAGGAATCCAATGTTATTACTTATTACAAAGACCCAGTGATAAAAGTAGATTATGGTATTTGATACTATTATTTTTACTGGTCCAATATAATACTTTTACTGGTTTATTTCCAGATGAGAATTTACCAGTACCATATCATTTACAAGTTGTATTGGCATATGCAGGGGGTGTAGTATTGTCTATGTATTTTGCTTTCTATTTTTATAAAGCTTTTAAGCTAGAACACTTAAAGTTTTTTGCTTTTTATGGATCTATACTGTTTTTGTTTTTACCATTTTTATTTGCCTTTATTATTCCATATTATTTAACTGATGATCTGGTATTAAGTAGAAAACTGATAGTTATCGTTCCTTTTTTTTATGCGTTAGTATTTCTATTTCATGTTGCTAAAGCTTTTAAAATTAAGTATAACAACGAAGAGAGTAAAGAAGAAGATCCTCTTTATAAGGAGAAAATAGTTTCCGTTTTGTTGGCATTACTATTTTGGATGTGTTTACCAATAATTACATTTTTTGGCGATTTTCAAGTCATAGAAGTTTGTCTAACAAATACTGGCTTTCTCATTATGACTATTACTTATATAAGATCATCAATTGTAAGGTCAAAACTTGAATATAAAGAGTTATTAGAATCTAAACGGGAGTATCAAAAATTAAACAGGAATCTTCATAAAACAGTTGATGAAAGAACTAAAAAATTAAAATTACTAAATCAGCAACAAATCAATACTTTCATTAATTTGGTTCATGAAACCAAAACTCCTCTGACATTAATAAATAATAGTCTTGATGATTACTTAATTAAACATGGTAGTAATGCAGAAATAAGAATTATCAAAAACTGCATTGATAAACTTAATAAGGATATTACAAATCTGTTCGATTATGAAAGGTATAAGAAAGGATTTAATTTTTTTGATCACAATCAAATAACAGATTTTAGTAGTTTACTTTCTTTAAGAGTACAACTATTCGGATCTACAGCCAGAGCTAAAAAAATATTACTATTAAATAGAATTGAGAAGGGAGTATATATTAAAGCTAGCGCTACTGCAATAGATCGCATAATTAACAATCTTATTGAAAATGCTATTAAATACACGAATGAAAGTGGAACTATTAAAGTTATTTTGTTTTCCAAAAAAGACAAGATCCATTTTGTAGTTTCTGATAATGGAATTGGTATTAAAGATGAGTTTCACAAAACCATATTTCAACCATATTTTCAACTTAATTCCCAAAAGAGAAATATTGATGGAATGGGTATGGGATTATCAATCGTAAATAGCATAGTAAAAGACCTTTCAGGTAAAACTGTAGTAAAAAGCAAAGAAGAAATAGGTACAAGAATGCATTTAGAATTCCCTGTATATAAGGGAATGATTGAGAATATTTCCAAGATTAAAATTGTAGATGAGGATTCTGTAACTCTATCAATTGAAGATATTGATGACAAAATTAAGGATGATAGTAGCCCAAATATTCTTGTATTAGAGGACCATCCTGAATTATTGAAATATGAAGGTGAAAAGTTGAGTGAGTATTTCAATGTGTATACAGCGCGGAATGGAATAGAAGCTTTAGAGAAAGTTAAATCTATAAATCGGTTAGATTTTGTTATTAGTGATGTAATGATGGATAAAATGAATGGTTTCCAGTTTTATAATGAATTAACTAGAATCCCTAAATATGCACATATCCCTTTTATATTTCTAACGGCCAAAACTGGCTCTAGAAACAAATTAAAGGGACTTGAGATGGGAGTTATTGACTATATTGAGAAACCATTCAATATACAAGAAGTCTTACTTAAGGTAAATTCAATAATAAACAACAATAGAAAACAAATAGAAGCAGTAGTAAATCAAGCCTATTACAATACCTTTAGTATCAATAATAAGCATGAGTTGAAAAAGTCAAAAAAAGAGTTACTAACAGAGTTATATGAAAAGTATAGTTTGACAGAAAGAGAGAAAGAAATTACAGAACTAATTATAAAGGGTAAAACTTATAAGCAAATAGGAGAGGAGATCAATATTTCTAAAAAAACAGTGGAGAGGCATGTTTATAATTTGTTTAGTAAAGTAGAAGTAAATAATAAACTGGAGCTAGTAAATATTTTTAGAGTTGAAGAGGGTGGGTATAAATAA
- a CDS encoding TonB-dependent receptor, with product MKIRLHKSIFLDKAFILFCLAANLLISSNCFSQTGKISGKLTFDDGTPIVYATVHIPAIKKHALTSEDGVYEIASIPYGNHQLEISSVEIQKTTYTLNVNSSIVDGTFALARAEASMLNEVLVEGITEKKEIETTGFAVNVVETKSAALQSVQTNDLLNRASGVRVRQNGGLGSAVDYNLNGMSGNSVQIFIDGIPVSTYGASFSLNSIPPALIERIEIYKGVLPAHLADDALGGAINVVLKKDVSNNISASLSYGSFNTTQANFSGMYRNKQSGLTVKVSGFYNYSDNDYEVWGKFVRNILPNGRYDYVRAKRFNDAYRSIGGQFSLGYTNVKWADQFFISYNGSDDYNEIQHGTYMSIPYKGRFTESQAHVAGLDYRKKDLFTKGLEVTFNGRLSKRDQVVNDTVRWNYNWFGEQSIGLNGEPILTPQGAQQGAPTINHIDRNIATFRSGISYELNDHHKIVFSHAFFNIDRTQQDEKRSAIEREFVGTRDLRKNISSLAYELTLIESRLKGNFFGKYYQQHIDRMDPILVEESGESYRSEDRATSKRNTTGYGMALSFKLIQNLVLLASAEQAVRMPSENEVFGSPGDNIVENLGINPEISNNVNLGFQAGTYTIGDHKFSVSATGFIRDTKDKIVQRINPRINDAVQTNPYENLGKTKSIGFEAELNYTYKKALRVMLNTSKFNSVFNTQYDANGNQYSNYNQQLPNEPFFTINSSVQYTCNDLIAKNSMLNVFYNFGFVERFYTTWLEIEDFRTPQQFIHDIGVSYTFPDKRFVVSADARNILDRQVYDNFAVQKPGRAFYLKLNYTINNF from the coding sequence ATGAAAATAAGATTACATAAATCAATTTTTTTGGACAAAGCATTCATCCTGTTTTGTTTAGCAGCAAATCTTTTAATTAGTAGTAATTGTTTTTCACAAACAGGAAAAATTTCAGGTAAACTTACTTTTGATGATGGCACTCCCATCGTTTATGCAACAGTTCATATTCCTGCAATTAAAAAGCATGCATTAACGAGTGAAGATGGTGTATATGAAATTGCAAGTATACCTTACGGCAATCATCAGTTAGAAATTAGTAGTGTAGAGATTCAAAAAACCACTTACACTTTAAATGTGAATAGTTCCATTGTAGATGGTACATTTGCATTAGCAAGGGCAGAAGCAAGTATGTTGAATGAAGTGCTTGTTGAGGGAATAACCGAAAAAAAAGAAATAGAAACCACAGGGTTTGCAGTTAATGTGGTTGAAACAAAATCGGCAGCACTGCAATCTGTACAAACCAACGATTTGTTAAATAGAGCTTCTGGTGTGAGAGTCCGTCAGAATGGAGGTTTAGGTTCAGCAGTAGATTATAACCTTAATGGTATGTCGGGGAACTCAGTACAGATTTTTATTGATGGTATTCCCGTCTCAACTTATGGCGCATCATTTAGCTTAAACAGTATTCCACCAGCACTGATTGAGCGAATTGAAATATATAAAGGAGTGCTTCCTGCACATTTAGCAGATGACGCCTTGGGAGGGGCAATTAATGTAGTTTTAAAGAAAGATGTATCAAATAATATATCTGCATCTTTATCATATGGTTCATTTAATACCACACAAGCTAATTTTAGTGGGATGTATCGTAATAAGCAATCTGGCTTAACTGTAAAGGTATCTGGCTTTTATAATTATTCAGATAACGATTATGAAGTTTGGGGAAAGTTTGTAAGAAATATATTGCCTAATGGTCGATATGATTATGTAAGAGCAAAGCGATTTAATGATGCATATAGATCAATTGGAGGCCAGTTTTCTTTGGGTTATACGAATGTAAAATGGGCCGATCAGTTTTTTATTAGCTATAATGGGTCAGATGATTACAATGAAATTCAGCATGGTACATACATGTCTATTCCTTATAAAGGAAGGTTTACAGAATCGCAAGCTCATGTAGCAGGCTTAGATTATCGAAAAAAAGATTTATTTACGAAAGGATTAGAAGTTACTTTTAATGGTAGGCTAAGTAAAAGAGACCAAGTTGTAAACGATACAGTAAGATGGAATTACAACTGGTTTGGTGAGCAAAGTATAGGTTTAAATGGAGAACCCATTCTAACTCCACAAGGAGCACAACAAGGCGCACCCACCATCAACCATATAGATAGAAATATAGCCACATTTAGAAGTGGAATTAGCTACGAGCTAAATGATCACCATAAGATTGTTTTCAGTCATGCTTTTTTTAATATCGATAGAACTCAACAAGATGAAAAACGCAGTGCTATAGAACGTGAGTTTGTAGGAACTAGAGATCTGCGAAAAAATATATCTTCACTTGCTTATGAATTAACCCTTATAGAATCACGCTTAAAAGGAAACTTCTTTGGTAAGTATTACCAACAGCATATAGACAGAATGGATCCTATATTGGTAGAGGAGAGTGGAGAGTCTTACCGTAGTGAAGATCGTGCAACAAGTAAAAGAAATACGACAGGTTACGGAATGGCCTTGTCTTTTAAACTAATACAAAATTTGGTTTTGCTAGCATCTGCAGAACAGGCAGTTAGAATGCCTTCAGAAAATGAGGTTTTTGGTAGTCCGGGTGATAATATTGTAGAAAATTTGGGTATCAACCCTGAGATTAGTAACAATGTAAATTTAGGTTTTCAGGCAGGTACTTATACCATTGGCGACCACAAATTTTCTGTATCCGCAACAGGTTTTATAAGAGATACAAAAGATAAAATTGTACAAAGAATTAATCCTAGAATTAATGATGCTGTACAAACTAATCCATACGAAAATTTAGGAAAAACAAAGTCTATAGGTTTCGAAGCTGAGTTGAATTACACATATAAAAAAGCATTGAGAGTAATGCTTAATACCTCAAAATTTAACTCTGTATTTAATACCCAATATGATGCAAATGGAAACCAATATAGCAATTATAACCAGCAGTTGCCTAACGAGCCTTTCTTTACAATAAACAGTTCTGTACAATACACTTGTAATGATCTAATAGCAAAAAACTCCATGCTAAATGTTTTTTACAACTTTGGTTTCGTGGAACGCTTTTACACCACATGGTTAGAAATTGAAGATTTTAGAACTCCCCAGCAATTTATACATGATATAGGAGTAAGCTACACTTTTCCAGATAAGAGATTTGTAGTAAGTGCAGATGCCAGAAACATTTTAGATAGGCAGGTATACGACAATTTTGCAGTGCAAAAACCCGGGAGAGCTTTTTACCTTAAACTGAATTACACAATAAATAATTTTTAA
- a CDS encoding ankyrin repeat domain-containing protein: protein MMKKVFNIFIVAVFFLPLFTKAQSQNILLDRKFWSYNPSLNKVKEEIKAGNDPVKLNPMGFNGTTTAILTGQPLETIKYLVSIEGNDVNMLTHDGRNYVHWAAMRGDVELIKFLISRGAKTDIVDDHGYSVLNFAATTGQNNIELYDYLLANGSQLSETNHDGANALLLIIPHSKDFTLINYFVKKGLSLEDTDKEGNGAFYYAAKAGNIEIMDELIKKGVAYKALNEAGGNAMLAAAQGARRSTNSIDVFKYLEGKGIEANITTKDGTTPLHFVARNAKDTEVISYFISKGVDVNRADSDGNTPLMIASQRGNLEIVSLLAGKTKDINTANDKGETVLTNAVADNSTEIVTFLLDKGAKVDVTDKNGNNIGFYLMKSYRAGGAHGGSAAGQSEAEGDPFSEKLEILKKQGFNPTSVQAEGKTLFHLAAEKNDLKLLKKVHQMGVDVNKADDEGTTPLQIAAMKATNDKILKYLLEIGADKSITTSFDETVYDLASENEMLQANGVNINFLK from the coding sequence ATGATGAAAAAAGTCTTTAACATCTTTATAGTAGCGGTATTTTTCCTGCCTCTATTTACAAAAGCACAATCACAAAATATACTTTTAGATAGAAAATTCTGGAGTTATAATCCATCATTAAATAAAGTAAAAGAGGAGATAAAAGCGGGTAACGATCCTGTGAAACTAAACCCTATGGGTTTTAATGGTACTACTACGGCAATACTTACTGGGCAACCATTAGAAACAATTAAGTATTTGGTATCTATTGAAGGTAATGATGTAAACATGCTTACACATGATGGTAGAAACTATGTGCATTGGGCAGCTATGAGAGGGGATGTTGAACTTATAAAGTTTTTAATCTCTAGAGGAGCCAAAACAGATATAGTAGATGACCATGGTTATTCTGTATTAAACTTTGCAGCAACTACAGGCCAAAATAATATTGAACTATATGATTACTTATTAGCAAATGGCTCTCAACTTTCAGAAACAAATCACGATGGAGCCAATGCTCTACTTCTTATTATTCCTCATTCAAAAGATTTTACTCTAATTAACTACTTTGTAAAAAAAGGTTTATCTCTAGAAGATACTGATAAAGAAGGAAATGGTGCATTTTATTATGCTGCTAAAGCAGGTAATATTGAAATAATGGACGAACTGATTAAGAAGGGAGTAGCTTATAAAGCTTTGAATGAGGCTGGTGGAAATGCAATGTTGGCAGCAGCACAAGGGGCTCGTCGTTCCACAAATTCTATAGATGTATTTAAATATCTTGAAGGTAAAGGAATTGAAGCGAATATAACAACTAAAGATGGTACTACACCATTACATTTTGTAGCTAGAAATGCAAAAGATACAGAAGTTATTTCTTATTTTATAAGTAAAGGAGTGGATGTAAACAGAGCAGATAGTGATGGAAATACTCCTTTAATGATTGCTTCACAGCGTGGAAACCTTGAAATAGTGAGTTTATTAGCAGGAAAAACTAAAGATATTAATACGGCAAATGATAAGGGCGAAACAGTACTTACCAATGCAGTAGCTGATAACTCAACAGAAATAGTAACTTTCTTATTAGATAAAGGAGCTAAAGTTGATGTAACAGATAAAAATGGCAATAACATTGGCTTTTATTTAATGAAATCCTACAGAGCAGGTGGAGCTCATGGTGGCTCAGCAGCTGGGCAAAGTGAAGCTGAAGGTGATCCGTTTAGCGAGAAATTAGAAATCTTAAAGAAACAAGGATTTAATCCTACATCTGTGCAAGCAGAAGGCAAAACACTTTTCCACTTGGCGGCTGAAAAAAATGATTTGAAGTTACTAAAAAAAGTGCATCAAATGGGCGTAGACGTAAACAAAGCTGATGATGAAGGCACTACTCCTCTACAAATTGCAGCAATGAAAGCCACAAATGATAAAATCTTAAAATATCTGCTTGAGATAGGAGCGGATAAAAGTATAACTACATCTTTTGATGAAACCGTTTACGATTTGGCTAGCGAAAATGAGATGTTACAAGCAAATGGTGTAAACATTAATTTCTTAAAATAA
- a CDS encoding DUF2271 domain-containing protein: MDRVQGFLLLLMVPFLLSLSVSFPSSEELNTASNNASSYKCMVQLTNYTGEGAYIVVSLINAEGKYEETLYVIGQDDEWYPDMTQWWSFYEPKPTNIDGISGATIAGGERTICVIDIDETKLNAGYKLRFETAVEDQEYFVDDVEFPLTSDNVSGKYDGKGFIRYVRIMPN; this comes from the coding sequence ATGGATAGAGTACAAGGATTTCTATTGTTATTAATGGTTCCATTCTTATTGAGCTTGTCGGTTAGTTTTCCTTCAAGTGAAGAGTTAAATACTGCTAGCAATAACGCAAGCTCATATAAATGTATGGTTCAGTTAACAAACTACACGGGAGAAGGAGCTTATATTGTAGTTTCTCTTATTAATGCAGAGGGAAAATATGAAGAGACTCTTTATGTAATTGGTCAAGATGATGAGTGGTACCCAGACATGACACAATGGTGGAGTTTTTATGAACCAAAACCTACTAACATTGATGGAATAAGTGGAGCAACCATTGCAGGTGGAGAGCGAACAATTTGTGTAATTGACATTGATGAAACCAAATTAAATGCTGGTTATAAACTTCGTTTTGAAACAGCAGTTGAAGACCAAGAATATTTTGTAGATGATGTTGAATTTCCACTAACATCTGACAATGTTTCTGGAAAATATGATGGAAAAGGTTTTATACGCTACGTTCGTATTATGCCAAATTAA
- a CDS encoding PepSY domain-containing protein — translation MIISLWRYSHLALAISSCIFITIASLTGIVLSFEPVTNNLSSNYVSGVSELSLAETVTQLKSKYDEVFSLEVDVNGFVAVSVMDAEGNMGDFYIDPFTGEKIGDLIDKSSIYEFATSLHRSLFLKGLGRFFVGLSSLLLFFIAFTGIILIIKRQQGIRHFFSKIIKENFYQYYHVYLGRLALIPIVIITLTGTYLSLQRFAIIPEVTKTSHNITFETLSETPAINHQEFPIFKNIQLSEVRSLEFPFSPDVEDYYTLKLKEKELVINQLTGEVLSEVEYPLVTLLSDLSLVLHTGRGNVWWALVLGVSTCSILFFIYSGFNLTLKRKQSSIKNTLNKDDCDYIILVGSETGYTIPFAVELQQQLLKAGKKVYLTELNRYSRFKQMKQLVVMTSTYGLGEAPANANKFIDLFNKENPKQAYGYSIVGFGSRAYPDYCKFAYIVDELLLKDSKSTRLFETFTINNRSWEAYIQWLKMWGTRQSLKLDIPTKNPLIAANKKKEEFKVLLKTEAHHSSDDTFLIKLASSKKIRYNSGDLLAVYPSADAAERLYSMSVTATNQILLSVKRHDKGLCSNLLNSLKDGDILEGNIIKNKHFYFPKKAKSVVLISTGTGIAPFLGMLEHNDKKIETHLYWGARNQASYKLYSNYIESSLNKKHLNRFVPAYSRVGDTKIYVQDLILKDRYIIAQTLKERGVIMLCGSIAMQKGVSENLDKICKTINKKPLSYYQNKNQIRMDCY, via the coding sequence ATGATTATTTCACTTTGGAGGTATAGCCATCTAGCACTGGCTATATCTTCCTGTATTTTTATAACAATTGCTTCTCTAACCGGTATTGTTTTATCTTTTGAACCAGTTACAAATAACCTATCTAGTAATTATGTTTCTGGAGTAAGTGAACTTAGCCTAGCCGAAACGGTAACACAGCTAAAATCTAAATATGATGAGGTCTTTAGTCTTGAGGTAGATGTCAATGGCTTTGTGGCTGTATCAGTAATGGATGCAGAAGGTAATATGGGCGATTTCTATATTGATCCATTTACAGGTGAAAAAATAGGTGATTTAATCGATAAATCTTCTATATACGAATTTGCCACTAGTTTACATCGCTCTTTATTTTTAAAAGGTCTTGGGAGGTTTTTTGTTGGCTTATCTTCTCTTTTACTCTTTTTTATTGCCTTTACAGGAATTATACTCATTATAAAAAGACAGCAAGGAATCAGGCATTTTTTCTCTAAAATTATCAAAGAAAATTTTTACCAGTATTACCATGTGTATCTAGGTAGACTGGCATTAATTCCGATTGTTATCATTACCCTAACGGGTACATATTTATCTCTACAGCGATTTGCTATTATACCCGAAGTAACAAAAACTTCTCACAATATCACTTTTGAAACTTTATCTGAAACACCAGCAATAAACCATCAAGAATTTCCAATATTTAAGAATATACAACTTTCTGAGGTTCGATCACTTGAGTTTCCATTTTCACCCGATGTAGAAGATTATTACACCCTAAAGCTTAAAGAAAAAGAATTAGTTATAAACCAGCTTACTGGTGAGGTTTTAAGCGAAGTTGAGTATCCATTAGTTACCTTGCTATCAGATTTGAGTTTAGTCCTACACACCGGAAGAGGCAATGTTTGGTGGGCTTTAGTTTTAGGAGTATCTACATGTAGTATTTTGTTTTTTATTTACTCTGGTTTTAACCTAACACTTAAAAGAAAACAGAGTAGTATTAAAAATACTTTAAACAAGGATGATTGCGATTACATTATTTTAGTGGGATCAGAAACCGGTTATACCATTCCCTTTGCAGTAGAATTGCAACAACAGTTATTAAAAGCAGGAAAAAAAGTTTACCTCACAGAACTGAATAGGTATTCTAGGTTTAAACAAATGAAACAGCTTGTTGTAATGACTTCTACTTATGGATTGGGAGAAGCTCCTGCTAATGCTAACAAGTTTATTGATTTATTTAACAAAGAAAATCCAAAACAAGCTTATGGTTATTCTATTGTGGGGTTTGGCTCAAGAGCTTATCCAGATTATTGCAAGTTTGCTTACATAGTCGATGAGCTACTTTTAAAAGATTCAAAAAGTACCAGACTGTTTGAGACTTTTACGATAAATAATCGTTCTTGGGAAGCATATATTCAATGGTTAAAAATGTGGGGAACAAGGCAATCTTTAAAATTAGATATTCCTACAAAAAATCCATTAATAGCAGCTAATAAGAAAAAAGAAGAATTTAAAGTATTATTAAAAACAGAAGCGCACCACAGTTCAGATGACACCTTTTTAATTAAATTGGCTTCAAGCAAAAAGATAAGATATAATTCAGGAGATTTATTAGCAGTTTATCCATCAGCTGATGCCGCAGAGCGCTTGTACTCTATGTCAGTTACAGCAACTAACCAAATTTTATTGAGTGTAAAAAGACATGATAAAGGATTATGTTCAAATCTTTTAAATAGCTTAAAAGATGGAGATATTCTGGAAGGAAATATTATAAAAAATAAGCATTTTTACTTCCCTAAAAAAGCTAAAAGTGTAGTGTTAATAAGCACAGGTACAGGCATAGCTCCATTTTTAGGAATGCTAGAACATAATGATAAAAAAATAGAAACTCATTTATATTGGGGTGCAAGAAATCAAGCTTCTTATAAGTTGTATAGCAATTATATTGAATCATCACTGAATAAAAAACATTTAAACAGGTTTGTACCCGCATACTCTAGAGTTGGAGATACAAAAATCTATGTACAAGATTTAATATTAAAAGACAGGTATATTATTGCTCAAACATTGAAAGAAAGAGGTGTGATTATGCTTTGTGGTTCTATTGCTATGCAAAAAGGTGTGTCGGAAAACTTAGATAAAATTTGTAAGACAATAAATAAAAAGCCACTGAGCTATTACCAAAATAAAAATCAAATAAGAATGGATTGTTATTAA
- a CDS encoding AraC family transcriptional regulator — MSNNIDKVKAIEEIKLYYRPIQPSVQTEDEWITYQEAKPNKEIESFVYCFWQLKTQKTLSQPFIYRVVSDGCIDIFFNHNQASENYIMGFCRKYTEFPIGKKFNYIGIRFLPAAFPLIFGVNAKSLSNQSQKLKLILPDFSNWISTKIKPTDSFEMIIKSLNEKLIFFIERQSFKYDLRFFNSLNIIFHKNGFLNIEKDLNTGLSPRQLRRVFNFYVGTTAKTFCNVVRFQHILNAKPSKQSIRNNKLYFDVGFFDQAHFVKNFKTFYGVTPSQAFE; from the coding sequence ATGTCTAATAATATTGATAAGGTGAAAGCAATTGAAGAAATAAAACTTTATTACAGACCTATTCAGCCATCTGTTCAAACAGAAGACGAGTGGATAACTTATCAAGAAGCCAAACCGAATAAAGAAATAGAAAGCTTTGTGTATTGTTTTTGGCAACTTAAAACGCAAAAAACACTCAGTCAACCATTTATATACAGAGTAGTTTCTGACGGGTGCATTGATATATTTTTTAACCACAATCAAGCATCTGAAAATTATATAATGGGATTTTGTAGAAAATATACAGAGTTCCCTATTGGCAAAAAGTTTAACTACATCGGAATTCGTTTTTTACCTGCTGCTTTCCCACTGATATTTGGAGTTAATGCTAAAAGTCTGAGCAACCAATCTCAAAAATTAAAATTAATATTACCAGATTTTTCAAATTGGATTAGCACTAAAATTAAGCCTACAGATTCATTTGAAATGATTATAAAATCATTAAATGAGAAATTGATATTCTTTATTGAAAGACAAAGTTTTAAATACGATTTACGTTTTTTCAATTCTTTAAATATCATTTTCCATAAAAATGGTTTTTTGAATATAGAGAAAGACTTAAATACTGGCCTTAGTCCGCGACAACTTCGTAGAGTTTTTAACTTCTATGTTGGAACAACTGCAAAAACTTTTTGCAATGTTGTACGCTTTCAACATATTTTAAATGCTAAACCTTCAAAGCAAAGTATTAGAAATAATAAACTATACTTTGATGTTGGCTTTTTTGATCAAGCACATTTTGTTAAAAATTTCAAGACATTTTATGGAGTAACACCTTCACAGGCATTTGAATAG
- a CDS encoding VOC family protein, whose product MKLNAGIVTEKLNETKEFYTKKLGFGISFQNDFYLLMHTPDGSSEISFLKPNHPSQEPIFQSPHNGKGVYLTIEVDDVDKVYSQLKNKNIAMEIELRDEPWGDRHFAIVDPNGIGIDFVTYTKTEE is encoded by the coding sequence ATGAAATTAAACGCAGGAATTGTAACAGAAAAATTGAATGAGACAAAAGAATTCTACACGAAAAAGTTAGGCTTTGGCATAAGTTTTCAAAATGACTTTTACCTTTTGATGCATACACCAGATGGTTCATCAGAAATAAGTTTTTTAAAGCCGAATCACCCTAGTCAAGAACCTATTTTTCAGTCACCTCATAATGGAAAAGGGGTTTATTTGACCATTGAAGTTGATGATGTAGACAAAGTTTACTCTCAACTTAAAAATAAAAATATAGCAATGGAAATAGAACTTAGAGATGAACCTTGGGGAGACAGACATTTTGCTATTGTTGATCCAAACGGGATAGGGATTGATTTTGTAACCTACACTAAAACTGAAGAATAA
- a CDS encoding winged helix-turn-helix transcriptional regulator, with the protein MYERKILPNLNCGLDLIGEVLYGKWKIRLLWFINEGYLRPSELQRKIPDATRRVLNIQLKELEEHELITKKIYPVVPPKVEYRLTEFGKTLIPIISTLGNWGDENEDRLRSVILKRLKANN; encoded by the coding sequence ATGTACGAAAGAAAAATTTTACCCAACCTAAATTGTGGCTTGGATTTGATTGGTGAAGTGTTATACGGCAAATGGAAAATCCGTTTGTTGTGGTTCATCAATGAAGGATATTTACGACCAAGCGAACTGCAACGCAAAATACCCGATGCAACTAGACGTGTGCTGAATATTCAATTGAAAGAACTTGAAGAACACGAATTGATTACCAAAAAAATCTATCCTGTTGTACCGCCTAAGGTGGAATATCGTTTAACAGAGTTTGGTAAGACTTTGATTCCCATAATTTCTACACTGGGAAATTGGGGTGATGAAAATGAAGATCGTTTACGGTCGGTCATTTTAAAACGTTTGAAAGCCAATAATTAG